Proteins encoded by one window of Lactobacillus paragasseri:
- a CDS encoding MgtC/SapB family protein — protein sequence MVSLTSLSTELDWLLRILVAALCGTAIGYERATQRKSAGIRTHMVVAVASALFMLVSKYGFFDLLSLHDISLDPSRIAAQIVTGISFIGAGTILVRREQISGLTTAAGVWATAAIGMAVGAGMYVIGIVSTVFLFIIQIIFHDDTFINFIILHVRFNVQIEANNHPDILNELKKELSLNEVEQISIKIIDVTSEHIVVNVDGVIRNRKDENDIILALEKDQNIRRINSTHGAK from the coding sequence TGGTTACTACGAATTTTAGTTGCCGCTCTTTGTGGAACAGCAATCGGCTATGAACGTGCCACTCAAAGAAAAAGTGCAGGTATCAGAACTCATATGGTTGTTGCTGTCGCCTCTGCTCTATTTATGCTGGTTTCTAAATATGGTTTCTTTGACCTATTATCGTTACATGATATTTCGCTTGATCCATCAAGAATTGCGGCTCAAATTGTAACTGGGATTTCCTTTATTGGTGCCGGTACAATCCTAGTTAGACGAGAACAAATTTCTGGTTTAACTACTGCAGCTGGTGTTTGGGCAACTGCTGCAATCGGTATGGCAGTTGGTGCTGGAATGTATGTCATCGGAATTGTCAGCACAGTCTTTTTATTCATTATCCAAATTATTTTTCACGATGATACATTCATTAACTTTATTATTCTTCATGTTCGTTTCAATGTTCAAATTGAAGCTAATAATCATCCAGATATTCTTAATGAATTGAAAAAAGAACTATCCTTAAACGAAGTTGAACAAATTTCTATCAAAATTATTGACGTAACTTCTGAACATATTGTTGTTAATGTCGACGGAGTAATTAGAAATAGAAAAGACGAAAATGATATTATTCTAGCTCTTGAAAAAGACCAAAATATTCGCCGAATTAATTCTACTCACGGCGCAAAATAA
- the dnaB gene encoding replicative DNA helicase, translating to MDNVVSQQIPHDSEAEKAVLGAVFLDPEAIIDASDILQPDDFYEHANRIVFQAMLNISDREEVIDPVTLQDELKKNNQVDDIGGIAYVTELSMATPTAAHVTYYAKIVKRKAILRNLISTSQRIIQNAIEGSDDVTDILDDAESQIMGVSQDNASGGFKSIHDVLNTTMEEINSIPDDGNTVTGLPSGFSELDKMTTGFHDDELIILAARPGVGKTAFALNVAQFVGLKTDKTVAMFSLEMGAEQLVQRMLASEGLIDSQHLRTGQLTDEEWRKLVVAAGSLDNTSIYIDDTPGIKMSEIRAKARRLAKEKGNLGLIVIDYLQLIEGPRSESRQQEVSAISRQLKKLAKELHIPVIALSQLSRSVEQRQDKRPVLSDIRESGSIEQDADIVAFLYRDDYYRDERDEDDEGEVEAEEDNGEVEVIIEKNRSGTRGTVKLMFSKPYNRFSNLDYTHNEA from the coding sequence ATGGATAATGTTGTTTCTCAACAAATTCCCCATGATAGTGAAGCAGAAAAGGCGGTCCTAGGGGCCGTCTTTTTAGATCCAGAAGCCATTATTGATGCTTCAGATATATTGCAACCTGATGATTTCTATGAGCATGCAAATAGAATTGTCTTTCAGGCAATGCTTAATATTTCTGATCGTGAGGAAGTAATTGACCCAGTAACTCTGCAAGATGAGTTAAAGAAAAATAATCAGGTAGATGATATTGGTGGGATTGCATATGTAACGGAGTTGTCAATGGCAACGCCAACGGCAGCCCATGTTACTTATTACGCTAAGATTGTAAAACGTAAGGCAATTCTCAGAAATTTAATTTCTACTAGTCAAAGAATTATTCAAAATGCCATTGAGGGTTCAGATGATGTAACTGATATCTTAGATGACGCTGAAAGCCAAATAATGGGTGTCTCACAGGATAATGCTAGTGGCGGGTTTAAGTCTATCCATGATGTCTTAAACACAACCATGGAGGAAATTAACTCTATTCCTGATGATGGAAATACAGTTACGGGTTTGCCATCAGGATTTTCTGAATTAGATAAGATGACGACTGGTTTTCACGATGATGAGTTGATTATATTGGCTGCTCGTCCTGGTGTTGGTAAGACTGCCTTTGCTTTGAATGTAGCGCAATTTGTTGGTTTAAAAACTGATAAAACTGTTGCTATGTTTTCACTAGAAATGGGAGCTGAGCAACTAGTTCAAAGAATGCTGGCTTCAGAAGGATTGATTGATTCACAGCACCTTAGAACTGGTCAATTAACTGATGAAGAATGGCGTAAATTAGTTGTTGCGGCAGGCTCTTTAGACAATACGAGTATCTATATAGATGACACGCCTGGAATTAAAATGAGCGAGATTCGCGCTAAAGCACGTAGGTTAGCTAAAGAAAAGGGAAACTTAGGATTAATTGTAATCGACTACTTGCAGTTAATTGAAGGACCACGTAGTGAATCACGTCAGCAAGAAGTTTCTGCAATTTCACGGCAATTAAAGAAATTAGCCAAAGAGCTACATATTCCAGTTATCGCTCTATCGCAGCTCTCTCGTTCGGTTGAACAACGTCAAGATAAGCGACCAGTCTTATCTGATATTCGTGAATCTGGTTCGATTGAACAGGATGCTGATATTGTTGCCTTTCTTTATCGTGATGATTATTATCGCGATGAACGGGATGAAGATGATGAAGGTGAAGTTGAGGCGGAAGAAGATAATGGTGAAGTAGAAGTAATTATTGAAAAGAACCGTTCTGGTACGCGCGGAACAGTTAAATTGATGTTCTCCAAGCCATATAACCGTTTTTCAAACCTTGACTATACTCATAATGAGGCTTAA
- a CDS encoding Mbeg1-like protein produces MGKILDYVRWRGDLTLDREPFNSLDAGLFAAFAYLPFDSSVKGHTLEAATKRLIQKKTLIHSDKLEAELVNLSDRYKNMRFLDWSHLSQKKPPVQFTAMTIELDSETILVAYRGTDGSMVGLNEDVDMSYQPEIFGQSVAADYLDKMAQAYPDKKIYTVGHSKGGNFAAYALYAASPSLQDRVIKAYSFDGPGFMKEMYNQIEFQRVIPKMMTYVPEGSIFGMMLDHPERVIVVKSRMKHLMKQHNPLHWEVARNSFVMAPGLSNASRIIRSTFISWNTKIPREKREAFWLAFFTALESQKITEASQLTTNKIRGAIQFSHAYLALDPDARLIANEIISDITATARQYINLPFLSHNEHLEPLGNDSSKGPIVDDSYDGS; encoded by the coding sequence TTGGGTAAAATACTTGATTATGTTCGCTGGCGGGGTGATCTAACATTAGATCGGGAACCATTTAATAGTTTAGATGCAGGTCTTTTTGCTGCTTTTGCTTATCTTCCTTTTGATTCCAGTGTTAAAGGTCATACGCTTGAGGCAGCTACAAAACGCTTAATACAAAAGAAAACCTTAATTCACTCAGATAAATTAGAGGCAGAACTAGTAAACTTAAGTGACCGCTATAAAAATATGCGTTTTCTCGATTGGTCACACCTTTCTCAGAAAAAGCCACCCGTCCAGTTCACTGCAATGACAATTGAGCTAGATTCAGAAACTATTCTAGTGGCTTACCGCGGAACTGATGGTTCGATGGTAGGTCTAAATGAAGACGTCGATATGAGTTATCAACCAGAAATCTTTGGTCAAAGCGTAGCAGCAGATTATCTAGATAAAATGGCCCAAGCCTATCCTGATAAGAAAATCTACACAGTAGGCCATTCAAAAGGTGGAAATTTTGCCGCTTATGCACTTTATGCAGCTTCTCCTAGCCTTCAAGACAGAGTAATTAAGGCTTATAGCTTCGATGGTCCTGGTTTCATGAAAGAAATGTATAACCAGATTGAATTTCAACGCGTAATTCCAAAAATGATGACTTATGTTCCTGAAGGATCAATTTTTGGAATGATGCTTGACCATCCAGAACGCGTTATCGTAGTTAAAAGTAGAATGAAACATTTAATGAAGCAACATAATCCTTTACATTGGGAAGTAGCACGAAATAGTTTTGTAATGGCGCCAGGTTTAAGCAATGCAAGCAGAATTATTAGAAGTACTTTTATCTCTTGGAATACCAAGATTCCACGTGAAAAACGTGAAGCTTTCTGGTTAGCCTTCTTTACTGCTTTAGAGTCACAAAAAATTACTGAAGCTAGTCAACTAACAACTAATAAAATTCGTGGTGCAATTCAATTTAGCCATGCCTATCTTGCTCTTGATCCTGACGCACGTTTAATTGCTAATGAGATTATCTCTGACATTACGGCAACCGCTCGTCAGTACATCAATCTTCCTTTTCTTAGCCATAATGAACACTTAGAACCACTAGGCAATGACTCAAGCAAAGGTCCAATTGTTGATGACTCTTACGATGGTAGTTAA
- a CDS encoding ROK family protein, with amino-acid sequence MVENKYVGSIEAGGTKFILAVQDTESGEVVAKKRIPTTDAKETLAKSIEFFKEHPVSALGIGTFGPIDINPNSRTFGYILDTPKRGWSGTNVKGTFEKELDIPVVMTTDVNASCYGEYIARGRDNSKTYFYVTIGTGIGAGAVQAGKFIGLNNHPEMGHMLVTPYPGDNYTGKCPFHGNKCVEGMAAGPSLEGRTGIPGEKLPRDHKVFTYVSYYVAQLLFNAYMTMRPDVMVVGGSVLNDQDLVQVRGFFKEFNNNYVATPDVDELIVRPAVADNGSATLGDFELAKEALKNK; translated from the coding sequence ATGGTAGAAAATAAATATGTAGGTAGTATCGAAGCTGGTGGTACTAAGTTTATCTTGGCAGTTCAAGATACAGAAAGCGGCGAAGTGGTAGCAAAGAAGAGAATTCCGACAACTGATGCAAAAGAAACTTTAGCAAAGAGCATTGAGTTCTTTAAAGAACATCCAGTATCTGCTTTGGGAATCGGAACTTTTGGCCCAATTGATATCAATCCAAATTCAAGAACATTTGGTTACATCTTAGATACGCCTAAGCGTGGCTGGTCTGGAACAAATGTTAAAGGTACTTTTGAAAAAGAATTGGACATTCCAGTTGTAATGACTACTGATGTTAATGCATCTTGTTACGGTGAATATATTGCGCGTGGTCGAGATAATTCTAAGACTTACTTTTATGTAACAATTGGAACGGGAATTGGTGCTGGTGCAGTTCAAGCTGGGAAGTTTATTGGCCTAAATAATCACCCAGAAATGGGACATATGTTAGTAACTCCTTATCCAGGTGATAATTACACCGGAAAATGTCCATTCCACGGTAATAAGTGTGTTGAAGGAATGGCAGCTGGACCTTCACTAGAAGGCAGAACCGGTATTCCTGGTGAAAAATTACCTCGAGACCATAAAGTATTTACTTACGTGTCTTACTATGTAGCACAATTATTGTTTAATGCTTATATGACTATGCGTCCTGATGTAATGGTTGTTGGTGGATCAGTTTTAAATGATCAAGATTTGGTACAAGTGCGTGGTTTCTTTAAAGAATTCAACAATAACTATGTTGCAACTCCAGACGTGGATGAATTAATTGTTCGTCCAGCTGTTGCAGATAATGGTTCTGCAACTTTAGGTGATTTTGAATTAGCTAAAGAAGCTTTAAAGAATAAATAA
- the rplI gene encoding 50S ribosomal protein L9 has product MKVIFIKDMKGKGKRGEVKNVPDGYAQNFLIKNGYAKEATSSNLNTLKRVQKAEKDAYEAEKAAAEDIKQKLEDDKTIVNFKSKAGTDSRLFGSISGKKIVEGLEKQYGIKVDKRKLELPEPIKSLGYTNVPVKLFKGVEAVIRVHIMEQD; this is encoded by the coding sequence ATGAAGGTTATTTTTATTAAAGACATGAAGGGTAAAGGTAAGCGCGGAGAAGTTAAGAACGTACCAGATGGTTATGCTCAAAACTTCTTGATTAAGAATGGTTATGCAAAAGAAGCTACTAGCTCCAACTTAAATACCTTAAAGCGGGTTCAAAAAGCGGAAAAAGATGCTTATGAAGCAGAAAAAGCAGCAGCTGAAGACATTAAGCAGAAGCTTGAAGATGACAAGACAATTGTGAACTTCAAGTCAAAGGCCGGTACTGATTCTCGTTTATTTGGTTCTATTTCAGGTAAAAAGATCGTTGAAGGTCTTGAAAAGCAATACGGTATTAAGGTTGATAAGCGTAAATTAGAGCTCCCAGAGCCAATTAAATCTTTAGGATACACAAACGTACCTGTTAAACTATTTAAAGGCGTAGAAGCTGTAATTCGCGTTCACATTATGGAGCAAGACTAA